A single window of Oncorhynchus keta strain PuntledgeMale-10-30-2019 chromosome 34, Oket_V2, whole genome shotgun sequence DNA harbors:
- the rad54b gene encoding DNA repair and recombination protein RAD54B isoform X1 yields the protein MWCKASGRKHKRWQGDAVLVTRGRTATLKDMEGKDIGKGSGYKVSELASLGEGETLMIGAKQVEVMGLVSELDYNKGRCFLDVHVEKEEPKISAPPPSRRPASKPFCRPTLLGGETDRGVAKPQEEGPCKPRHDPLAPGAIVMPRPSTNHQWAYNKAGLPLVDVVVDPYLTAHLRPHQRDGLLFLYECVMGMRATCRYGAILADEMGLGKTLQSVALTWTLLKQGPYGGKPVAKLVLVVAPGSLVQNWGAEFKKWLGRERINVYTVNQDHRVELFAASPLHSVLVISYEMLLRSLEVVQKLEFGLVICDEGHRLKNSSIKTSSALSGLSCTRRVILTEFVNPGILGSSAAYRKVYEEPILRSRQPICTEEERVLGEERAAELSRLTGLFILRRTQEIINRYLPPRLDWTVFCSPSPLQRELYQALLSHRVIRACLQGSTQTHTHLACITALKKLCNHPGLLYSTVQEHSDGSSAEGSLYEGLRGVFPESYSSGGFSTADSGKLLVLSDLLTTIHHLSPTDRVVLVSNYTQTLDLIQDLCVHLGYTYCRLDGNTPTIQRQRLVDNFNSPHSAHFLFLLSSKAGGVGLNLIGASHLVLYDIDWNPANDIQAMSRVWRDGQKKTVHIYRLLTAGTIEERIFQRQVSKQGLSGTVVDLGKGAEHTSFSSNELRDLFSLTDTPCLTHDLLHCSCSMDGSAPEEGEDAASDRPCQLGRQGDRGGAGQKHLSMSELMQWRHFAGDTHTFRDAYLDHARTHISFAFQSTISHTTQ from the exons ATGTGGTGTAAGGCCAGTGGGAGGAAACACAAACGCTGGCAGGGAGACGCTGTCCTGGTGACACGAGGGCGCACCGCCACGCTTAAAGACATGGAGGGCAAGGACATCGGCAAGG gtagtggcTATAAGGTATCAGAGCTGGCATCGCTGGGTGAAGGAGAGACCTTGATGATAGGAGCTAAACAGGTGGAGGTGATGGGACTCGTATCAGAGCTGGACTACAATAAGGGCCGCTGTTTCCTTGACGTCCATGTGGAGAAGGAGGAGCCTAAGATATCAGCTCCTCCCCCCTCACGACGCCCAGCTTCCAAACCGTTCTGCCGTCCGACGCTATTGGGCGGAGAGACTGATAGGGGAGTGGCCAAGCCTCAGGAGGAGGGGCCCTGTAAACCACGCCATGACCCTCTAGCACCAG GAGCCATTGTTATGCCCCGGCCCTCAACCAATCACCAGTGGGCGTATAACAAGGCAGGCCTCCCACTGGTGGACGTGGTGGTTGACCCCTACTTGACCGCTCACCTCCGACCCCACCAGCGAGACGGCCTGCTGTTCCTCTACGAGTGTGTCATGGGGATGAG ggctacATGTAGGTACGGTGCTATCCTGGCAGATGAGATGGGTCTGGGTAAGACCCTCCAGAGCGTGGCTTTGACATGGACGCTGCTAAAGCAGGGCCCATATGGCGGGAAGCCGGTTGCTAAGCTTGTGCTGGTGGTTGCCCCTGGCAGCCTGGTGCAGAACTGGGGGGCGGAGTTTAAGAAGTGGCTTGGCCGTGAGAGGATCAACGTCTACACTGTTAACCAG GACCACAGGGTGGAGCTGTTTGCAGCGTCTCCTCTCCACAGTGTATTAGTGATCAGCTATGAGATGCTGCTTCGCTCTCTGGAAGTG gtaCAGAAGCTGGAGTTTGGGCTGGTGATCTGTGATGAGGGTCACAGGTTGAAGAACAGCAGCATCAAGACATCCTCTGCCCTCAGCGGTCTCAGCTGTACACGCAGAGTTATtctgacag AGTTTGTGAACCCGGGAATTCTGGGGTCGTCTGCTGCCTACAGGAAGGTGTACGAGGAGCCAATCCTCCGCTCCCGACAGCCCATCTGCACTGAG GAGGAGAGAGTTTTGGGGGAGGAGCGAGCGGCTGAGCTCTCTCGTCTGACTGGTCTGTTTATTCTGAGGCGGACCCAAGAGATCATCAACCGCTACCTGCCACCTCGTCTTGATTGGACAGTGttctgtagcccctcccccttgCAGCGGGAGCTGTACCAGGCTCTCCTCTCGCACCGTGTCATCCGAGCCTGTCTACAGGGGTcgacacagactcacacacacctcGCCTGCATCACCGCCCTGAAAAAGCTCTGCAACCACCCAGGACTGCTCTACTCCACTGTACAG gagcATTCTGATGGCAGCTCAGCAGAGGGTTCTCTGTATGAAGGGCTAAGAGGTGTCTTTCCAGAGTCTTACTCTTCTGGGGGCTTCAGTACAGCTGACTCAGGGAAACTACtggtcctgtctgacctactgaCCACTATTCACCACCTCAGCCCTACTgacag ggtgGTGTTGGTGTCCAACTACACTCAGACGTTAGACCTAATCCAGGACCTGTGTGTCCACCTGGGCTACACCTACTGTCGCCTGGACGGCAACACCCCCACCATCCAGAGGCAGCGATTGGTGGACAACTTCAACAGCCCTCACTCCGcccacttcctcttcctcctgagTTCTAAAGCCGGAGGGGTGGGGCTTAACCTGATCGGGGCCTCCCACCTGGTCCTATACGACATCGACTGGAACCCTGCCAACGatatacag GCAATGTCACGAGTGTGGAGAGACGGACAGAAGAAGACTGTTCACATCTACCGCCTGCTCACTGCAGGTACCATAGAGGAGCGTATCTTCCAGAGGCAGGTGTCCAAACAGGGGCTTTCTGGGACAGTGGTGGACTTGGGGAAAGGGGCGGAGCACACCAGCTTCTCCTCCAATGAGCTGCGAGATCTCTTCAGCCTGACGGACACACCCTGTCTCACTCACGACCTgctacactgcagctgcagtatggacggatcagccccgg AAGAAGGAGAGGATGCTGCGTCTGATAGGCCGTGCCAGCTGGGTCGTCAAGGTGACCGTGGTGGGGCGGGGCAGAAGCATCTGAGCATGTCAGAGCTGATGCAGTGGAGACACTTCGCAGgggacacacacaccttcagagaTGCTTACCTG
- the rad54b gene encoding DNA repair and recombination protein RAD54B isoform X2: MWCKASGRKHKRWQGDAVLVTRGRTATLKDMEGKDIGKGSGYKVSELASLGEGETLMIGAKQVEVMGLVSELDYNKGRCFLDVHVEKEEPKISAPPPSRRPASKPFCRPTLLGGETDRGVAKPQEEGPCKPRHDPLAPGAIVMPRPSTNHQWAYNKAGLPLVDVVVDPYLTAHLRPHQRDGLLFLYECVMGMRATCRYGAILADEMGLGKTLQSVALTWTLLKQGPYGGKPVAKLVLVVAPGSLVQNWGAEFKKWLGRERINVYTVNQDHRVELFAASPLHSVLVISYEMLLRSLEVVQKLEFGLVICDEGHRLKNSSIKTSSALSGLSCTRRVILTGTPVQNDLQEFYSIIEFVNPGILGSSAAYRKVYEEPILRSRQPICTEEERVLGEERAAELSRLTGLFILRRTQEIINRYLPPRLDWTVFCSPSPLQRELYQALLSHRVIRACLQGSTQTHTHLACITALKKLCNHPGLLYSTVQEHSDGSSAEGSLYEGLRGVFPESYSSGGFSTADSGKLLVLSDLLTTIHHLSPTDRVVLVSNYTQTLDLIQDLCVHLGYTYCRLDGNTPTIQRQRLVDNFNSPHSAHFLFLLSSKAGGVGLNLIGASHLVLYDIDWNPANDIQAMSRVWRDGQKKTVHIYRLLTAGTIEERIFQRQVSKQGLSGTVVDLGKGAEHTSFSSNELRDLFSLTDTPCLTHDLLHCSCSMDGSAPEEGEDAASDRPCQLGRQGDRGGAGQKHLSMSELMQWRHFAGDTHTFRDAYLDHARTHISFAFQSTISHTTQ; this comes from the exons ATGTGGTGTAAGGCCAGTGGGAGGAAACACAAACGCTGGCAGGGAGACGCTGTCCTGGTGACACGAGGGCGCACCGCCACGCTTAAAGACATGGAGGGCAAGGACATCGGCAAGG gtagtggcTATAAGGTATCAGAGCTGGCATCGCTGGGTGAAGGAGAGACCTTGATGATAGGAGCTAAACAGGTGGAGGTGATGGGACTCGTATCAGAGCTGGACTACAATAAGGGCCGCTGTTTCCTTGACGTCCATGTGGAGAAGGAGGAGCCTAAGATATCAGCTCCTCCCCCCTCACGACGCCCAGCTTCCAAACCGTTCTGCCGTCCGACGCTATTGGGCGGAGAGACTGATAGGGGAGTGGCCAAGCCTCAGGAGGAGGGGCCCTGTAAACCACGCCATGACCCTCTAGCACCAG GAGCCATTGTTATGCCCCGGCCCTCAACCAATCACCAGTGGGCGTATAACAAGGCAGGCCTCCCACTGGTGGACGTGGTGGTTGACCCCTACTTGACCGCTCACCTCCGACCCCACCAGCGAGACGGCCTGCTGTTCCTCTACGAGTGTGTCATGGGGATGAG ggctacATGTAGGTACGGTGCTATCCTGGCAGATGAGATGGGTCTGGGTAAGACCCTCCAGAGCGTGGCTTTGACATGGACGCTGCTAAAGCAGGGCCCATATGGCGGGAAGCCGGTTGCTAAGCTTGTGCTGGTGGTTGCCCCTGGCAGCCTGGTGCAGAACTGGGGGGCGGAGTTTAAGAAGTGGCTTGGCCGTGAGAGGATCAACGTCTACACTGTTAACCAG GACCACAGGGTGGAGCTGTTTGCAGCGTCTCCTCTCCACAGTGTATTAGTGATCAGCTATGAGATGCTGCTTCGCTCTCTGGAAGTG gtaCAGAAGCTGGAGTTTGGGCTGGTGATCTGTGATGAGGGTCACAGGTTGAAGAACAGCAGCATCAAGACATCCTCTGCCCTCAGCGGTCTCAGCTGTACACGCAGAGTTATtctgacag GTACTCCTGTCCAGAATGACCTGCAAGAGTTCTATTCCATCATAGAGTTTGTGAACCCGGGAATTCTGGGGTCGTCTGCTGCCTACAGGAAGGTGTACGAGGAGCCAATCCTCCGCTCCCGACAGCCCATCTGCACTGAG GAGGAGAGAGTTTTGGGGGAGGAGCGAGCGGCTGAGCTCTCTCGTCTGACTGGTCTGTTTATTCTGAGGCGGACCCAAGAGATCATCAACCGCTACCTGCCACCTCGTCTTGATTGGACAGTGttctgtagcccctcccccttgCAGCGGGAGCTGTACCAGGCTCTCCTCTCGCACCGTGTCATCCGAGCCTGTCTACAGGGGTcgacacagactcacacacacctcGCCTGCATCACCGCCCTGAAAAAGCTCTGCAACCACCCAGGACTGCTCTACTCCACTGTACAG gagcATTCTGATGGCAGCTCAGCAGAGGGTTCTCTGTATGAAGGGCTAAGAGGTGTCTTTCCAGAGTCTTACTCTTCTGGGGGCTTCAGTACAGCTGACTCAGGGAAACTACtggtcctgtctgacctactgaCCACTATTCACCACCTCAGCCCTACTgacag ggtgGTGTTGGTGTCCAACTACACTCAGACGTTAGACCTAATCCAGGACCTGTGTGTCCACCTGGGCTACACCTACTGTCGCCTGGACGGCAACACCCCCACCATCCAGAGGCAGCGATTGGTGGACAACTTCAACAGCCCTCACTCCGcccacttcctcttcctcctgagTTCTAAAGCCGGAGGGGTGGGGCTTAACCTGATCGGGGCCTCCCACCTGGTCCTATACGACATCGACTGGAACCCTGCCAACGatatacag GCAATGTCACGAGTGTGGAGAGACGGACAGAAGAAGACTGTTCACATCTACCGCCTGCTCACTGCAGGTACCATAGAGGAGCGTATCTTCCAGAGGCAGGTGTCCAAACAGGGGCTTTCTGGGACAGTGGTGGACTTGGGGAAAGGGGCGGAGCACACCAGCTTCTCCTCCAATGAGCTGCGAGATCTCTTCAGCCTGACGGACACACCCTGTCTCACTCACGACCTgctacactgcagctgcagtatggacggatcagccccgg AAGAAGGAGAGGATGCTGCGTCTGATAGGCCGTGCCAGCTGGGTCGTCAAGGTGACCGTGGTGGGGCGGGGCAGAAGCATCTGAGCATGTCAGAGCTGATGCAGTGGAGACACTTCGCAGgggacacacacaccttcagagaTGCTTACCTG